A single region of the Thermoanaerobacterium aotearoense genome encodes:
- a CDS encoding aminotransferase class V-fold PLP-dependent enzyme, protein MIYFDNAATSYPKPESVYDEIDRVMRYCGNPGRGSHRLAIESGRHILEARQELCNLFNISDPMRIVFTLNTTDSLNIAIKGILNEGDHVITSSMEHNSMIRPLIALRDRNYIDLTVVKCDEKGNIDVDDVKKSIKKNTKLIAMIHASNVTGTLMPIREIGSIAREMGIYFLVDAAQTAGSHPIDVEKDNIDLLAFPGHKSLLGPQGTGGLYVKSTIKLKTIKEGGTGSNSENIHQPDMMPDMLESGTPNTPGIAGLKEGVRFVRSVGVENILDHERTLVRRFIDGVKEIPNLILYGNEDLKKRVGVVSVNIKDIDSGEVSYILDKAFDIATRSGLHCSSLAHQTIGTIKTGTVRFGIGYFNTEDEVDKAIEALYTIAKQAI, encoded by the coding sequence TTGATTTATTTTGACAATGCGGCTACATCGTATCCTAAGCCTGAATCAGTCTATGATGAGATTGATAGAGTGATGAGATACTGTGGCAATCCAGGAAGAGGAAGCCATAGGTTGGCAATTGAATCTGGAAGGCACATATTGGAGGCCAGACAGGAACTTTGCAATCTATTTAATATAAGCGATCCTATGAGGATAGTTTTTACGCTTAACACGACAGATTCATTAAATATTGCCATAAAGGGAATTTTAAACGAAGGCGATCATGTTATAACGTCCAGCATGGAGCACAATTCAATGATAAGACCGCTTATTGCGCTGAGGGATAGGAATTACATCGATCTAACTGTAGTCAAATGCGATGAAAAGGGAAATATCGATGTGGATGATGTAAAGAAATCAATAAAGAAGAATACAAAATTGATCGCCATGATCCATGCATCAAACGTTACTGGCACGTTGATGCCAATAAGGGAAATAGGTAGTATTGCCCGGGAAATGGGGATATATTTCCTTGTTGATGCTGCACAGACTGCAGGTAGTCATCCTATTGATGTAGAGAAAGACAATATTGATCTATTGGCATTTCCGGGCCACAAATCGCTGTTAGGTCCTCAAGGAACCGGTGGACTTTATGTAAAAAGCACAATAAAACTTAAGACGATAAAAGAAGGTGGGACAGGTAGCAATTCAGAAAATATACACCAGCCTGATATGATGCCTGACATGCTGGAAAGTGGTACGCCAAATACGCCTGGAATCGCAGGTTTAAAAGAAGGCGTAAGATTTGTAAGAAGTGTAGGCGTAGAGAATATTTTGGATCACGAAAGGACGCTTGTCAGGAGATTTATAGATGGCGTAAAAGAAATTCCCAATCTTATCTTATACGGAAACGAAGATTTGAAAAAGCGAGTCGGTGTCGTTTCAGTAAATATAAAAGATATTGATTCTGGCGAAGTCAGCTATATATTAGATAAGGCATTTGATATAGCGACAAGATCTGGACTTCATTGTTCATCTTTGGCTCATCAAACAATAGGCACTATAAAAACTGGAACTGTCAGATTTGGAATAGGGTATTTTAATACAGAAGATGAAGTTGATAAAGCAATTGAAGCATTGTATACCATAGCAAAACAAGCCATTTAA
- the hydE gene encoding [FeFe] hydrogenase H-cluster radical SAM maturase HydE, translating to MEYCIIICNSTQHMLNADKILKENNIKTELIPAPAEYGSVCSTAIKIDAYNVDVAEKLLKNNSVSVKGIYPYKIRKLDGLVERINRRLSGDIKAVLEKVEKGIDLTEDDIVLLLSAEGDENLSSIYKAADEMRKAVVGDVVDIRAAIEFSNICRKNCLYCGLRRDNSTVDRYRMDADEIVETAKELKRMGIKTVILQSGEDPWYTEDKIIEIIRKIKKETNMRITLSIGERTEEEYKHFREAGANNFLLKIETTNREVFKNIHPDDDFDYRVKCSQWLRENGYINGNGNIIGLPGQTARDIARDILFFKDMGIHMVGIGPFVPAVGTPLETYPHGSVEMTLKTVAATRLVLKNVFIPATTALATVDKEAQVKALMAGANTIMLISTPSKYRSRYRIYSNKNMVDLKTAYKAIVKAGRKLPPYINKDYIKDIV from the coding sequence ATGGAATATTGCATAATAATCTGCAATTCAACGCAGCACATGCTGAATGCAGATAAGATACTAAAAGAAAACAATATAAAGACGGAGCTGATACCAGCTCCAGCGGAGTACGGTTCTGTATGCAGTACCGCAATCAAAATTGATGCATATAATGTAGATGTAGCAGAAAAACTTTTAAAAAATAATTCTGTATCGGTAAAAGGTATATATCCGTATAAAATTAGGAAATTGGATGGCTTAGTAGAAAGAATAAATAGAAGGTTAAGTGGAGATATAAAAGCTGTCTTAGAAAAAGTAGAAAAAGGCATAGATCTTACGGAAGATGATATAGTGTTGCTGCTTAGCGCCGAAGGGGATGAGAACTTAAGTTCTATATACAAAGCCGCCGATGAGATGAGGAAGGCGGTTGTAGGTGATGTAGTCGATATAAGGGCTGCAATAGAGTTTTCTAACATCTGCAGGAAAAATTGCCTGTACTGCGGATTGAGAAGGGATAATTCAACTGTCGACAGGTATAGAATGGATGCAGATGAAATAGTTGAAACAGCAAAGGAACTAAAGCGGATGGGGATAAAGACGGTTATTCTTCAATCAGGAGAAGATCCATGGTACACAGAGGATAAAATAATAGAGATAATAAGAAAAATCAAGAAAGAGACTAATATGCGGATAACATTAAGCATTGGTGAAAGGACTGAGGAAGAATACAAGCATTTTAGGGAAGCTGGTGCAAACAACTTCCTGCTAAAAATAGAGACTACAAACAGGGAAGTATTTAAAAACATACACCCTGATGATGATTTTGATTACCGCGTAAAATGCAGCCAATGGCTTAGAGAAAATGGATATATAAATGGTAATGGAAACATTATAGGACTTCCTGGGCAGACAGCAAGGGACATTGCAAGAGATATACTTTTCTTTAAAGATATGGGCATCCACATGGTAGGCATTGGTCCTTTTGTGCCTGCTGTAGGTACGCCGTTAGAGACATACCCGCATGGAAGCGTTGAGATGACCCTTAAAACCGTCGCTGCTACAAGGCTTGTACTAAAAAATGTCTTTATTCCAGCGACGACTGCATTGGCTACCGTTGACAAGGAAGCCCAAGTAAAAGCTTTAATGGCTGGCGCAAATACGATAATGCTTATATCTACCCCTTCAAAGTACAGAAGCAGGTACAGGATTTACAGCAACAAAAATATGGTGGATCTTAAGACGGCATACAAGGCTATTGTAAAAGCTGGTAGAAAATTGCCTCCTTATATAAATAAAGATTATATAAAAGATATAGTATAG
- a CDS encoding CvpA family protein gives MNIVDMAILLIIAYFVYTGFIKGFIMTLYGMASIVLSWILTKRFYPVVEQLILRNNKLVSFIVKITGYGDAILSGASTKMIVTLISFVFTFLLSLLFLKAVALTINKLMDYPVIRTFNRVGGGILGAIEGFAFLFLLFGLLSVVNSMLPLNYWTYIEKSQFAKLFLTNKDIVKLLLL, from the coding sequence ATGAATATTGTTGATATGGCAATACTTTTAATAATAGCCTATTTTGTATATACTGGCTTCATCAAAGGATTTATCATGACACTATACGGCATGGCCAGCATTGTGTTATCATGGATTTTGACTAAAAGATTTTACCCAGTTGTAGAACAATTAATATTGAGAAATAATAAATTGGTAAGTTTTATAGTGAAGATTACAGGATACGGCGATGCGATTTTAAGCGGTGCATCGACGAAAATGATTGTTACGTTAATAAGTTTTGTATTTACATTTTTGCTGTCTTTGCTATTTTTGAAAGCCGTCGCATTGACTATCAATAAATTGATGGATTATCCTGTCATAAGGACATTCAACAGAGTTGGCGGCGGAATTTTAGGCGCTATAGAAGGATTTGCATTTCTATTTCTGCTGTTTGGATTGTTAAGTGTGGTAAATAGCATGCTGCCGCTAAATTATTGGACTTACATAGAAAAGTCTCAATTTGCAAAGCTGTTTTTGACAAACAAAGATATTGTTAAACTGCTTTTGCTTTAA
- a CDS encoding ParA family protein — MGKVIAVANQKGGVGKTTTTINLGYSLSAAGKKVLCVDMDPQSNMTSGFGIDTSSINCTTYNILIEGKDIKEAYIELEDMSGITIVPSSIQLAGAEIELVPMLSREFRLKNSINEIKEDFDYILIDCPPSLGLLTINALTAADSVLVPIQCEYYALEGLTQLMNTINLIKKNINHGLEIEGVVLTMFNARTNLSIQVVDEVKKYFKGKVYGTIIPRNIRLGEAPSFGKPISLYDPHSKGAEAYEELAKELIERNGEAGE, encoded by the coding sequence TTGGGCAAAGTAATAGCTGTGGCAAATCAAAAAGGCGGCGTTGGCAAGACTACAACTACTATAAATCTTGGTTATTCTTTATCTGCTGCTGGCAAGAAGGTACTGTGCGTCGATATGGATCCACAAAGCAATATGACAAGTGGATTTGGAATAGATACTTCATCAATTAACTGCACCACGTATAATATTTTAATTGAAGGAAAGGACATAAAAGAAGCGTACATAGAGTTAGAAGATATGAGCGGTATTACCATTGTTCCTTCCAGTATACAATTGGCAGGTGCAGAGATAGAACTTGTGCCGATGCTGTCGAGAGAATTTAGGCTTAAAAATTCCATAAATGAAATAAAAGAAGATTTTGACTACATCTTAATCGACTGCCCTCCATCTTTAGGGCTTTTGACAATAAACGCGTTGACGGCAGCGGATTCTGTTTTGGTTCCGATACAATGTGAATACTATGCGTTAGAAGGATTGACACAATTGATGAATACTATAAATTTGATAAAGAAAAACATAAACCACGGCCTTGAAATTGAAGGAGTTGTTTTGACGATGTTTAATGCTCGGACAAACCTATCGATACAGGTTGTCGATGAGGTCAAAAAGTATTTCAAGGGGAAAGTGTACGGAACCATAATACCAAGGAACATAAGGTTAGGTGAAGCGCCAAGCTTTGGGAAGCCTATTTCACTTTATGATCCGCATTCGAAAGGTGCCGAAGCTTATGAGGAGTTGGCGAAGGAATTAATTGAAAGGAACGGTGAGGCAGGTGAATAA
- a CDS encoding diacylglycerol/lipid kinase family protein — translation MIAFIVNPTAGNGKAYRMIPKIEKYMKDKNINHKFFITKYPGHGTILAREAVKDDFEIVVAVGGDGTVHEVINGISDSNVALGIIPLGTGNDFARYFRIPKDVYKALEILLTKKTKLIDSAVINKYITCNNVANIGIDADVAVQVTKFKRFVSGILAYTLSLINVLFKYKPYNVKIDIDGKTIKRRIMLAAFGNCSFYGGGFKILPDANPDDGYLDVIIVNEISKFKLLFLLPMAIFGKHTSLKCVETYKAEKIHIDAERELALCVDGEVILSDTIVLNVKKNSVKICTN, via the coding sequence TTGATTGCCTTTATTGTAAATCCCACTGCTGGCAATGGCAAGGCATACAGGATGATTCCTAAAATAGAGAAGTATATGAAAGACAAAAACATAAATCACAAGTTTTTTATAACGAAGTATCCGGGCCATGGCACTATACTGGCGAGAGAAGCTGTAAAAGATGATTTTGAAATCGTGGTAGCAGTAGGCGGCGATGGGACAGTTCATGAGGTCATTAACGGCATAAGCGATTCAAATGTAGCACTTGGCATAATACCTTTAGGCACTGGCAACGATTTTGCAAGGTATTTTCGCATTCCAAAGGATGTATATAAGGCATTGGAAATTCTGCTAACGAAAAAGACAAAGCTTATTGATAGCGCTGTCATAAATAAGTACATCACCTGCAACAATGTGGCGAATATAGGCATCGATGCAGATGTGGCAGTGCAAGTGACTAAATTTAAAAGATTTGTCAGTGGAATTTTAGCTTATACATTAAGCCTCATAAATGTACTTTTTAAGTACAAGCCTTACAATGTAAAAATCGATATAGACGGAAAGACGATAAAGAGAAGGATTATGTTGGCCGCATTTGGCAATTGTAGTTTTTACGGCGGCGGATTTAAAATCTTGCCTGACGCCAATCCAGACGATGGATATTTAGACGTCATAATCGTAAATGAAATCAGCAAATTCAAGCTGCTTTTCTTGCTTCCCATGGCTATCTTTGGAAAACACACATCGTTGAAATGCGTCGAAACTTATAAAGCTGAGAAGATACATATAGACGCTGAAAGAGAGTTAGCACTTTGCGTAGATGGGGAAGTCATTTTGTCAGATACCATTGTGCTTAATGTGAAGAAGAATTCTGTAAAAATTTGCACAAATTAA
- the yyaC gene encoding spore protease YyaC yields MKLININDKTCYSDFSLEFSRCFNKLFNFKDEFVIVCIGTDRSTGDSLGPIVGYKLKNYFSDKIGIYGTLNEPVHAKNLNETLNTINRLHKNPFIVAVDACLGSLNHVGCISIGEGSIKPGAGVSKDLPPIGNMYVTGIVNISGFMEFMVLQNTRLNVVMKMADIITYGITQSIMNIINRKERA; encoded by the coding sequence ATGAAATTGATAAATATAAATGACAAAACTTGTTACAGCGATTTTAGCCTTGAATTTTCAAGGTGTTTTAATAAATTGTTTAATTTTAAGGATGAATTTGTCATAGTATGCATCGGTACTGATAGATCCACAGGTGATAGCCTGGGACCTATCGTGGGATACAAATTAAAAAACTATTTCTCCGATAAAATAGGCATATACGGCACGTTAAATGAACCTGTCCACGCCAAAAACTTAAATGAAACTTTAAATACGATAAACAGATTACATAAAAATCCTTTTATAGTCGCTGTAGATGCATGTCTTGGCTCATTAAACCACGTAGGGTGCATATCGATAGGCGAAGGATCGATAAAGCCTGGCGCAGGTGTTTCTAAAGACTTGCCTCCTATCGGAAACATGTACGTAACTGGAATAGTAAATATATCAGGTTTCATGGAATTTATGGTTCTGCAGAATACGAGGCTTAATGTCGTAATGAAAATGGCAGACATAATAACGTACGGCATAACACAATCTATAATGAACATTATAAACCGCAAAGAAAGGGCATGA
- a CDS encoding ParB/RepB/Spo0J family partition protein, whose product MNNKRGLGRGLQALIPEIDEESPKGVENIKISDIEPNQFQPRKHFDDESLKELSDSIKEHGIIQPIIVRKNDFGYQIVAGERRWRAAKLAGLKEIPAIVKDFDDQKVMEIALIENLQREDLNPIDEAKAYKSLMEQFNLTQEEISKRVGKSRSSIANSIRLLNLDDEVQNMLMEGKITTGHAKVILALQDAEKQNMIAKKIVDKNLNVRETENLIKEVTSSKKKKRKESDAYIKEIEDNFCRFFGTKVKIIHGKNKGKILIEYYGEEDLSRLTELIIDR is encoded by the coding sequence GTGAATAACAAAAGAGGGCTTGGTAGAGGTTTACAAGCTCTTATACCAGAGATAGATGAAGAAAGTCCAAAAGGCGTCGAGAACATCAAGATTTCGGATATTGAGCCAAATCAATTTCAGCCAAGGAAACATTTTGATGATGAGTCATTAAAAGAGCTATCCGATTCCATAAAAGAGCACGGGATTATACAGCCTATAATAGTCAGAAAAAACGATTTTGGGTATCAGATTGTGGCCGGTGAGAGAAGGTGGAGGGCTGCGAAGTTAGCAGGGCTTAAAGAAATACCTGCCATAGTGAAAGATTTTGACGATCAAAAAGTGATGGAGATAGCTCTCATAGAAAATCTTCAGAGAGAAGATTTAAACCCAATTGATGAGGCAAAGGCGTATAAGTCCCTGATGGAGCAGTTCAACCTGACGCAGGAAGAAATATCAAAAAGGGTAGGGAAAAGCAGATCATCCATTGCCAACAGCATAAGGCTTTTGAATTTAGATGATGAAGTTCAAAATATGTTGATGGAAGGCAAAATAACGACTGGACACGCAAAAGTCATATTGGCTTTGCAGGACGCTGAGAAGCAAAACATGATAGCAAAAAAAATAGTGGACAAAAATCTAAATGTGAGAGAGACGGAAAACCTCATAAAAGAAGTTACATCCTCCAAGAAGAAAAAGCGAAAAGAAAGCGACGCATACATAAAAGAGATAGAAGATAATTTCTGCAGATTTTTTGGCACAAAGGTCAAAATTATCCATGGGAAAAACAAGGGAAAAATATTGATAGAATACTATGGAGAGGAAGATCTGTCGAGGCTTACTGAACTCATAATAGATAGGTGA
- the cphA gene encoding cyanophycin synthetase — protein sequence MNIKDIKVYRGRNIYCHRPVVKMVVDTGDHDIPTKDIPGFNERLLKTIPGLSKHCCSYGYEGGFIKRLEEGTYLPHVTEHMILEIQNMLGYDVKFGKARLIDGHMYNVIFEYELEECALRSAKLAVKMVNKFINGEDIDFQQELEQIRKVVVEVELGPSTMAIKKAAEEASIPVTRVGNGSILRLGYGRYQKMIEGTITQNTSCIAVDIACDKILTKKIIKEYGLPVPEGDVAYNENDAIAIAEEIGYPVVVKPYNGNQGKGVFLNLSNKEELIVAYRNAKNISDIVIVEKHIKGKNYRVLVVGDRVVAVAERIPARVLGDGVHTIRELVEIENENPLRGVGHEKPLTKINIDNISQFVLKKQGYNIDDIPEKGVYVYFRESANLSTGGTAVDRTKEIHPDNIEIAVRAAKAIGLDIAGIDITMENISLPLNRENGAIIEVNAAPGIRMHHYPSHGKPRDVAKAIIDMLYPKGSKATIPIISVTGTNGKTTTVRMISHILKIYGYTVGMTSTDGIYVDDVCIYKGDNSGPKSARTCLADKNIDAAVLETARGGIVREGLGYDLADVGIITNISEDHLGIDGIETLEDLAFVKSLVVEAVKKDGYSVLNADDPMTPYISKRAKGKIIYFSMHENNLTIKRHLENGGISVYLKDDTIVIANGEIIPVVKVDEIPATLNGKVLYNVENAMASIAACYGIKIPVNVISRGIRSFYCDENHNPGRFNIFNIGSFRVLVDYGHNIDGIKKVIESARKLNPNRLIGVIGVPGDRSDSSTLKVGEICGKGFDKVYIKEDMDLRGRKPGEVAKLLEIGVLKGGLSKEDVKVILKEVDALKAAMYEAMPGDLIVVFYEKYTPIIDAINNFIRLSQFNINESKERA from the coding sequence ATGAATATAAAGGACATAAAGGTGTATCGCGGCAGAAACATATACTGTCATAGACCTGTTGTAAAGATGGTGGTTGACACAGGCGATCATGATATACCTACGAAAGACATACCTGGATTTAATGAGAGGCTTTTAAAGACAATCCCAGGTTTAAGCAAACACTGCTGTTCATACGGTTATGAAGGTGGATTTATAAAAAGGCTTGAGGAAGGAACGTATCTTCCTCATGTGACAGAGCACATGATACTGGAAATACAAAATATGTTGGGATATGATGTGAAGTTTGGAAAAGCGCGACTTATTGATGGGCACATGTACAATGTCATTTTTGAGTATGAACTGGAAGAGTGTGCATTAAGATCTGCAAAGTTAGCAGTAAAAATGGTAAATAAATTTATAAACGGCGAAGATATAGATTTTCAGCAAGAATTGGAGCAGATTAGAAAAGTCGTCGTAGAGGTGGAATTAGGGCCCAGCACGATGGCTATAAAAAAAGCTGCCGAAGAAGCATCAATACCGGTGACAAGGGTAGGAAACGGCAGTATATTGAGGCTTGGGTATGGCCGCTATCAAAAGATGATAGAAGGCACCATAACGCAAAATACCAGTTGCATTGCCGTAGACATCGCATGCGACAAAATTCTTACGAAAAAAATAATCAAAGAGTATGGATTGCCAGTACCTGAAGGGGATGTGGCGTACAATGAAAATGATGCTATTGCCATAGCTGAGGAAATTGGATATCCAGTTGTAGTTAAGCCTTACAATGGCAATCAAGGGAAAGGCGTTTTTTTAAACCTTTCAAACAAAGAGGAACTTATCGTTGCTTACAGAAATGCTAAAAATATAAGCGATATCGTCATAGTGGAAAAGCACATTAAAGGAAAGAATTACAGAGTTTTAGTTGTAGGCGACAGAGTGGTGGCGGTGGCTGAGAGAATACCTGCAAGAGTATTAGGGGACGGCGTTCATACGATAAGAGAACTGGTGGAGATAGAAAATGAGAATCCTTTAAGAGGTGTAGGACATGAAAAGCCTCTTACAAAGATAAATATAGATAACATTTCTCAATTCGTCTTAAAAAAGCAAGGTTACAACATAGACGATATACCTGAAAAAGGCGTGTATGTCTATTTCAGAGAAAGCGCCAATTTAAGCACTGGTGGAACGGCAGTAGACAGGACAAAGGAAATACATCCAGACAATATTGAAATAGCTGTAAGAGCAGCTAAAGCCATAGGACTTGATATTGCAGGAATTGATATTACTATGGAAAATATATCGCTGCCTTTAAATAGAGAAAACGGCGCAATAATTGAAGTCAATGCGGCTCCCGGAATAAGGATGCACCACTATCCATCACATGGAAAACCAAGAGATGTAGCAAAGGCAATAATAGATATGCTTTATCCTAAAGGAAGCAAAGCTACTATACCTATAATTTCTGTTACAGGGACAAATGGAAAGACCACCACTGTAAGGATGATATCACATATACTTAAGATATACGGTTATACGGTAGGCATGACTTCAACAGACGGCATCTACGTAGACGATGTGTGCATATACAAAGGTGATAATTCTGGGCCTAAAAGCGCCAGAACATGCCTTGCAGACAAAAATATCGATGCAGCAGTTTTAGAAACTGCCAGAGGTGGCATAGTGAGAGAAGGATTAGGGTACGATTTAGCTGATGTGGGCATAATCACAAATATATCAGAAGATCACCTTGGAATAGATGGCATTGAAACATTAGAAGATCTTGCTTTTGTAAAGTCATTGGTGGTGGAGGCTGTAAAAAAGGACGGCTATTCTGTATTAAACGCAGACGATCCTATGACACCATACATATCAAAAAGGGCTAAGGGAAAGATCATATACTTTTCGATGCACGAAAACAATCTGACCATAAAAAGGCATCTTGAAAATGGTGGCATATCTGTATATTTAAAGGATGACACTATAGTCATAGCAAATGGCGAAATCATACCTGTTGTGAAGGTTGACGAGATTCCAGCAACGCTAAACGGTAAAGTCTTGTACAATGTGGAAAATGCTATGGCATCAATTGCTGCATGCTATGGGATAAAGATTCCAGTCAACGTCATATCGAGAGGCATTAGATCTTTTTACTGCGATGAAAACCACAATCCAGGCAGATTTAATATATTCAACATAGGAAGCTTTAGAGTGTTGGTAGATTATGGACATAACATTGACGGAATAAAGAAAGTGATAGAATCTGCTCGCAAGTTGAATCCAAACCGCTTAATCGGTGTCATAGGCGTACCTGGAGATAGAAGCGATTCAAGCACGCTGAAGGTGGGAGAAATATGCGGGAAAGGATTTGACAAAGTCTACATAAAGGAAGACATGGATTTAAGAGGAAGAAAGCCAGGTGAAGTTGCAAAACTTCTTGAGATAGGTGTCTTAAAAGGTGGGCTTTCTAAAGAAGATGTAAAGGTGATCTTGAAAGAAGTAGATGCGCTGAAAGCAGCCATGTATGAAGCAATGCCAGGCGATTTGATAGTCGTATTCTATGAAAAGTACACGCCGATAATCGATGCGATAAACAATTTTATAAGATTAAGTCAATTTAATATCAATGAAAGCAAAGAAAGGGCATAA
- a CDS encoding DUF4446 family protein, protein MQELMMMLNKNVNLLVLLAIVLGLIDFIVVIVINSKYTKLKNKYKKLIKELEMGDVVDLLAKNISKNDEFNEKLEKFRKELSMIDNEMKASIKKVGIVRYNAFNDVGSDLSFSIALLDSDDNGIVISGIYGRNETATFAKPIVKAQSNYPLSAEEIQAIDKARKGQR, encoded by the coding sequence ATGCAGGAACTTATGATGATGCTCAATAAAAATGTTAATCTGCTTGTACTACTTGCGATTGTCTTAGGATTAATAGACTTTATAGTGGTAATTGTGATTAATTCGAAATACACAAAATTAAAGAATAAATATAAAAAGCTTATTAAAGAATTGGAGATGGGAGATGTAGTAGACCTTCTTGCCAAAAATATAAGCAAGAATGATGAGTTTAATGAAAAGCTGGAAAAGTTCAGAAAAGAGTTAAGCATGATAGACAATGAAATGAAAGCTTCAATAAAGAAGGTTGGAATTGTAAGGTATAATGCTTTTAATGATGTTGGATCTGATTTAAGCTTTTCAATAGCTCTTTTAGATAGCGATGACAATGGAATAGTAATATCGGGCATTTATGGAAGAAATGAAACCGCCACTTTTGCAAAACCCATAGTTAAAGCACAATCAAATTATCCTCTATCTGCTGAGGAGATACAGGCCATAGATAAGGCAAGAAAAGGTCAGAGGTGA
- a CDS encoding cyanophycinase, with protein MDEVKTGKLIIIGGAEDKKDKCVILKEVIKLSGGENGRIVIMTTATEKPQEVGKNYVEIFKRLGAGIVETVNVDSRDDAKDEIALEKLKKSTCIFFTGGDQLRITSVLGGSGIDKLLNELNKRKGTLIVGTSAGASAMSGTMIIGGDDEEAPRKCTINMASGLGLLNNVIIDQHFAQRGRIGRLLTAIAENPNNLGVGIDEDTAIVVDGHKFKVIGSNAVTVVDGRTLKNTNVSESSPDEILSLTHVTLHILPSGYGFDIMLREPFKYNEEDK; from the coding sequence ATGGATGAAGTAAAGACTGGGAAACTAATCATAATAGGTGGAGCAGAGGACAAAAAAGATAAATGTGTAATCTTAAAAGAAGTGATAAAGTTATCAGGTGGTGAAAATGGCAGAATTGTGATAATGACTACAGCCACAGAAAAGCCACAAGAGGTAGGTAAAAATTATGTGGAAATTTTTAAGAGATTAGGAGCTGGTATCGTAGAAACTGTAAATGTAGATTCGAGAGATGATGCAAAAGATGAGATTGCCTTAGAAAAACTTAAAAAAAGCACATGCATTTTTTTTACAGGAGGAGATCAATTAAGGATTACAAGCGTACTTGGCGGAAGTGGTATAGATAAACTATTGAATGAACTTAATAAGCGGAAAGGAACACTTATAGTTGGCACAAGCGCAGGTGCTTCTGCTATGTCAGGTACAATGATAATAGGTGGAGATGACGAGGAAGCCCCGAGAAAATGCACCATAAACATGGCTTCGGGATTGGGACTTTTGAATAACGTCATAATAGATCAGCATTTTGCCCAAAGAGGCAGGATTGGAAGATTGCTTACGGCCATAGCTGAAAATCCAAATAATCTTGGGGTAGGGATAGATGAGGATACAGCTATAGTTGTCGATGGCCACAAGTTTAAAGTCATCGGTTCAAATGCAGTGACTGTTGTAGATGGAAGGACGCTAAAAAACACAAATGTATCGGAGTCCAGCCCTGATGAGATACTATCATTGACACATGTTACACTGCATATACTCCCGTCTGGATACGGTTTTGATATCATGCTGAGGGAGCCTTTTAAATACAATGAGGAGGATAAATAA